GGTCGACATGAGTCCGCAGGAACACGACCAGGTCTTCGCGGCCGTCAGCCATCTGCCCCATCTGCTGGCGTTTGGGCTTGTCGACGACCTGGCGCAGCGCGACAACGCCGAACTGCTGTTCTCGCATGCGGCCAGCGGGTTCCGCGATTTCACCCGCATTGCCGGCAGCCATCCCGAGATGTGGCGCGATATCTGCGTCGCCAACCGGGTGGCGCTGCTGGCCGAACTCGATGCCTATCTCGACGAGATGGCGCGCCTGCGCGCCATGCTGGTGGCCGGTGACGGTCCGGCGCTGGAGGCGGTGTTCGAGCGCGCGCGTCGCGCGCGTAACGCCTGGGCCGAAGGGCTGCCGGTGCAGACGGCCGAATGATGGATTGAACGGGCCGGCCTGCGGCTCGTCCCTTTGATTCGTCCCGCTCGTGCGGGACCCGCTTCTAGAGGCGAAGATGGAATTTCTCGACCTGCCCCCGATGCTGGGCGCTGCCGGCAGCGTGCGTCTGCCCGGTTCCAAGAGCATCTCCAACCGCGTCCTGCTGCTCGCCGCACTGGCGGAAGGCGAGACCGAAATCCGCGACCTGCTGTTGTCGGATGACGTCGAGCGCATGCTCGAAGCCTTGCAGGCCCTGGGTGTGCGCTGGGCGCGCCGGGACGACTCGCTCGATTACGTGGTACAGGGCGTCGGCGGCCCGTTTGCGGTAAAGCGGGCGGACCTCTTCCTCGGCAACGCCGGCACGGCCTTCCGGCCGCTCACCGCGGCGCTTGCACTGTCCGGCGGCGAGTACCGCCTGTCCGGCGTGCCGCGCATGCACGAGCGCCCGATCGGCGATCTGGTCGAGGCGCTGCGTCAGTTGGGCGCAGACATCAGCTGCACGGCCAACGAAGGCTATCCGCCGCTGCTGCTCAAGCCGGCGACGATCCGCTCGGGTGGCGTGGTCCGCGTGCGCGGCGACGTGTCCAGCCAGTTCCTCACCGCGCTGCTGATGGCGCTGCCCCTGACCGGGGTGGAGACCACGGTGGAGGTGGTCGGCGAGCTGATCTCCAAGCCCTACATCGCGATCACGCTCGAGATGATGGCGCGCTTCGGAGTCAAGGTCGAGCAGCAGGGCTGGGAACGCTTCGTCGTGCCAGGCGGCGCGCGCTACCGCAGCCCGGGTACCGTGTTCGTCGAGGGCGATGCCTCTTCTGCGTCGTACTTCCTGGCGGCCGGCGCGATCGGCGGCGGTCCGCTGCGGGTGGAGGGCGTCGGCCGGACCAGCATCCAGGGCGACGTGCGCTTCGCCGAGGCGCTGGAGCAGCTTGGCGCGCGCATCACGATGGGCGACAACTGGATCGAGGCTGCAGCCCCCGCTTCGGGCCGCCTCAAGGCCTTCGATCTCGACCTGAACCACATCCCGGATGCGGCGATGACGCTGGCGGTGGCCGCGCTGTTCGCGGATGGCCCCTGTCGCCTGCGCAACATCGCGAGCTGGCGTGTCAAGGAAACCGACCGCATCGCAGCGATGGCGATCGAGCTGCGCAAGGTCGGTGCGGACGTGGAGGAGGGGGCCGACTACCTGTGCGTGACGCCCCCCGCCCGCCTGCAGCCGGCGGCGATCGATACCTACGACGACCACCGCATGGCGATGTGTTTCTCGCTCGTGAGCCTCGGAGGCTGCCGGGTCCGCATCAACGACCCGAAGTGCGTGAACAAGACCTTTCCCGGCTATTTCGATGCCTTCGCCCAGGTTACGCAACCCGTGCCGGTGATTGCGATCGACGGACCCTCGGCCTCGGGCAAGGGGACAGTCGCCGAGCGTGTCGCAGCTGCGCTCGGCTGGCAGGTGCTGGACAGCGGCTCGCTGTATCGCATCGTCGCGCTGGCGGCGATGCGTGCCGGCGTGGCGCTCGACGACGAGGCCGGCGTGGCCGCGATCGCCGCGACGTTGCCGGCACGCTTCGAGGCGGGGCGCGTGCTGCTGGCCGCGGATGACGTAACGACCGAGATACGCACCGAGGCCTGCTCGGTGGGCGCCTCCAAGGTGGCGGTGCTGCCCGCGGTGCGCGAGGCCCTGCTGGGTTGGCAGCGTGACTACCGGCTGGCGCCCGGGCTGGTCGCCGACGGCCGCGACATGGGCTCGGTCGTCTTTCCCGATGCTGCGCTCAAGATCTTCCTCACGGCATCGGCCGAGGCTCGCGCCGAACGTCGCTATAAGCAGTTGATGGATAAGGGTTTGGCTGCTAACATGCAAAGTCTTCTGGACGACCTGCGGGAACGTGACGCGCGCGACGCGGCACGGCCGGTG
This genomic window from Thauera humireducens contains:
- a CDS encoding bifunctional 3-phosphoshikimate 1-carboxyvinyltransferase/cytidylate kinase, translated to MEFLDLPPMLGAAGSVRLPGSKSISNRVLLLAALAEGETEIRDLLLSDDVERMLEALQALGVRWARRDDSLDYVVQGVGGPFAVKRADLFLGNAGTAFRPLTAALALSGGEYRLSGVPRMHERPIGDLVEALRQLGADISCTANEGYPPLLLKPATIRSGGVVRVRGDVSSQFLTALLMALPLTGVETTVEVVGELISKPYIAITLEMMARFGVKVEQQGWERFVVPGGARYRSPGTVFVEGDASSASYFLAAGAIGGGPLRVEGVGRTSIQGDVRFAEALEQLGARITMGDNWIEAAAPASGRLKAFDLDLNHIPDAAMTLAVAALFADGPCRLRNIASWRVKETDRIAAMAIELRKVGADVEEGADYLCVTPPARLQPAAIDTYDDHRMAMCFSLVSLGGCRVRINDPKCVNKTFPGYFDAFAQVTQPVPVIAIDGPSASGKGTVAERVAAALGWQVLDSGSLYRIVALAAMRAGVALDDEAGVAAIAATLPARFEAGRVLLAADDVTTEIRTEACSVGASKVAVLPAVREALLGWQRDYRLAPGLVADGRDMGSVVFPDAALKIFLTASAEARAERRYKQLMDKGLAANMQSLLDDLRERDARDAARPVAPLMKLPDAALLDTTELDVEGAVAFVLDLVRGRGLAAG